The proteins below are encoded in one region of Candidatus Omnitrophota bacterium:
- a CDS encoding iron dependent repressor, metal binding and dimerization domain protein, whose product MTEEGAILARDIVRRHRLAETLLFNILHMDRIRINKDACELEHILTQEATDKICTFLGHPKICPHGKDIPSGECCKHER is encoded by the coding sequence ATGACAGAAGAGGGGGCAATCCTGGCAAGGGATATAGTCCGCCGTCATCGTTTAGCAGAAACATTGTTATTTAATATTTTGCATATGGACAGGATAAGGATAAACAAAGACGCTTGTGAGCTGGAGCATATTTTAACTCAGGAGGCGACCGATAAGATATGTACTTTTTTAGGGCATCCGAAGATTTGTCCCCACGGGAAAGATATACCTTCAGGAGAATGCTGCAAACATGAGCGTTAG
- a CDS encoding ABC transporter permease — protein MNNNIVLFFRVIKKSFTQRKFRLFLALFALSIAACVVSALLSLYYDINLKMNRELRSYGANIVISPRDTGKADYFKEADLKSMIRSLDEKKLIGAIPYLYTISEINAQRVVLAGTWPDEIKKVYPYWKINGAWIGERGDKNGILVGYEVAKKLGLKIGEKIKLSDTLTSKTKEFVIEGIIKTGGQEENQVFCNLSSAQELSGRNDEINIVYLSMMGSSDQLQELGKRIEKSYSDISLSLIRRISQSEGLIINKIKLLLLLVTIIVLFSTFLCVGATMTAMTLERQKEIGLRKTLGARNRDILIEFLAETTFLGVNAGFFGYLAGFILVQVIGKSVFGSAISFRLIVIPITVVVSAAISSLAGLLPIRMALKIEPATVLRGE, from the coding sequence ATGAACAATAATATCGTATTGTTTTTTAGAGTAATAAAAAAGTCATTTACTCAGAGGAAGTTCCGGTTGTTTTTGGCTCTGTTTGCTTTGAGTATTGCCGCATGCGTAGTATCGGCCCTTTTAAGCCTTTATTATGATATAAACCTGAAGATGAACAGGGAACTACGTTCTTACGGCGCCAATATTGTGATCTCGCCCCGCGATACCGGGAAAGCAGATTATTTTAAAGAGGCGGATCTAAAGAGCATGATCCGCTCGCTGGATGAAAAGAAGCTTATCGGCGCAATACCTTATCTATATACAATAAGCGAAATTAACGCTCAAAGAGTAGTCCTGGCGGGCACATGGCCGGATGAGATAAAAAAGGTCTATCCATACTGGAAGATTAACGGAGCATGGATCGGCGAAAGGGGAGATAAAAACGGCATCCTGGTCGGTTATGAGGTCGCCAAAAAGTTGGGGCTCAAAATAGGAGAAAAGATAAAACTTTCCGATACACTTACTTCTAAGACAAAGGAATTTGTCATAGAAGGAATTATTAAAACGGGAGGCCAGGAAGAAAACCAGGTATTCTGTAATCTTTCGTCCGCGCAGGAGTTATCCGGAAGAAATGATGAGATAAATATTGTGTATCTGAGCATGATGGGAAGCTCAGACCAATTACAGGAGCTGGGTAAGCGGATAGAAAAGAGTTACAGTGATATTTCTTTAAGTTTAATTCGCAGGATCTCTCAATCCGAAGGGTTGATTATTAATAAAATAAAACTCCTCCTTCTTCTCGTGACCATCATCGTTCTTTTTTCAACTTTTCTTTGCGTGGGGGCTACGATGACAGCGATGACCCTGGAGCGGCAAAAGGAGATAGGCTTAAGAAAGACATTGGGTGCCAGGAACAGGGATATCTTGATTGAATTTCTGGCTGAAACAACTTTTTTAGGAGTCAACGCGGGTTTCTTTGGATATCTTGCCGGTTTTATCCTTGTGCAGGTCATCGGCAAAAGCGTATTCGGAAGCGCAATATCATTCAGATTGATTGTAATACCGATAACTGTAGTGGTTTCAGCGGCGATATCTTCGCTGGCAGGGCTTTTGCCGATAAGGATGGCCTTAAAAATAGAGCCTGCAACTGTATTGAGAGGAGAATAA
- a CDS encoding ABC transporter permease: MFIRVLKKSFMRQKRNKVLAIACLALGASVATALLNISLDISDKMAEELKTYGANILVIPKERSLPFEIEGIDFNPIKNRSFIEEKYLENLRMIFWRYNIKGFAPHLTGTGEVNNHKFVIDGTWFEKNNTISTGETFVEGIKKTRPYLAVKGEWIDDESDYSAALVNEAAEKALSLKPGEPVKIVIYGPDGLIDSELYVKGIVKGDDQNIKKFYVPLKFLQEKMNLTGHVQEVEVSALTTPNNKLSDHASEDPDSLTSAEFEKWYCTAYVSSVAFQIEEAIPTVCAKPIRKVAEAEGNILTRLKILMFILTAFAMIMAGLGIWSLMTTSVLERTREIGLSKALGADSFRIAGAFIAEVVIISICGSLLGYAAGFLFCQVIARSVFGYGVSIKPIVLPVVFFLSTCIAIIGSLSPIKFILALRPIEVLHEQ, translated from the coding sequence ATGTTTATAAGGGTATTAAAAAAATCTTTTATGCGGCAGAAAAGAAATAAGGTTTTGGCTATAGCCTGCCTTGCCTTAGGAGCGAGCGTCGCGACGGCTCTGCTTAATATATCTCTGGACATCTCCGACAAGATGGCCGAAGAACTAAAAACTTACGGGGCTAATATTCTCGTAATTCCAAAAGAAAGAAGCCTGCCTTTCGAAATAGAAGGGATCGATTTCAATCCTATTAAAAACAGGTCGTTCATAGAGGAAAAGTATCTGGAAAACTTAAGAATGATATTTTGGCGCTATAACATAAAAGGATTCGCTCCGCACCTGACCGGCACGGGAGAGGTTAATAATCACAAATTTGTCATTGACGGGACGTGGTTTGAGAAAAATAATACTATTTCTACGGGAGAAACTTTTGTCGAAGGGATTAAAAAAACAAGACCCTACCTGGCAGTAAAGGGAGAATGGATAGATGATGAATCAGACTATAGCGCGGCGCTCGTCAATGAAGCCGCCGAAAAGGCCCTCTCTCTTAAGCCCGGCGAACCCGTAAAAATAGTTATTTATGGGCCGGATGGTTTAATAGACTCAGAGCTCTATGTAAAAGGGATTGTAAAAGGAGACGACCAAAACATAAAAAAGTTTTACGTCCCGTTGAAGTTTCTGCAGGAAAAAATGAATTTGACGGGTCATGTGCAGGAGGTAGAGGTAAGTGCGCTGACCACGCCCAATAATAAATTGTCCGATCATGCGTCCGAGGATCCCGATAGCTTGACGAGCGCCGAATTCGAAAAATGGTATTGCACCGCTTATGTCAGCTCAGTGGCCTTTCAGATCGAAGAGGCAATCCCGACCGTCTGCGCCAAGCCCATAAGAAAAGTGGCTGAGGCAGAGGGCAATATCTTAACAAGACTAAAGATCCTTATGTTCATTTTGACGGCCTTCGCGATGATAATGGCCGGCCTCGGTATATGGAGCCTCATGACTACATCAGTCCTGGAAAGGACAAGAGAGATCGGGCTGTCAAAAGCCCTCGGCGCGGATTCATTTAGAATAGCCGGAGCATTTATAGCCGAAGTAGTAATAATAAGTATATGCGGAAGCCTATTAGGGTACGCGGCAGGTTTTCTATTTTGTCAAGTAATTGCCAGGAGCGTTTTTGGATATGGCGTTTCAATTAAGCCGATTGTCCTGCCGGTAGTTTTTTTCCTGTCAACGTGTATCGCGATTATAGGAAGCCTCTCACCTATAAAGTTTATCCTGGCCTTAAGGCCGATCGAGGTTTTGCATGAACAATAA
- a CDS encoding Fe-S-containing protein, with the protein MLEVIAFILEKGIRIALTFASGAILLERLDLQRLKKCLWWGLACSFLAGVLSACPLKFFKLREEFDAVWALLAIILCLAVFVFMRRPNAFKFKKSLIFNIAFLLSLQDFIEISLFSRSIFSAENNLNTELILKIVAGMLGGGIAIILGKIFARISRFLDKKRSLLLVFVVFISSMAHALIILASGLLVLGFLPATAKTVTIVAPLINYRQLTCYVLLFVLGAGLFIGRYKGENRQRSNLNPAEKRKIKAAHLIRNYWIRSGYLSLAIVIAIMIANYAWASRKITLSPSEKTVPQNGAVRIPVEAVSDGNLHRFSCATEDGVNIRFIIVEKRAGIFGIGFDACDICGPVGYYQRKKGQIVCLACDVMMNLDTIGLPGGCNPIPLAYRKENDFLSIKVSDIEKKKEVFRE; encoded by the coding sequence ATGCTAGAGGTAATAGCTTTTATTTTAGAAAAGGGCATAAGGATAGCTTTAACCTTTGCCTCCGGGGCGATCTTGCTCGAGCGTCTGGATCTGCAAAGATTAAAGAAATGTTTGTGGTGGGGCCTGGCCTGTTCTTTCCTTGCCGGAGTCTTATCAGCATGCCCTTTGAAGTTTTTCAAACTGAGAGAAGAATTTGACGCGGTCTGGGCATTATTGGCAATAATTCTATGCCTTGCCGTATTTGTTTTTATGCGGCGCCCGAACGCCTTTAAGTTTAAAAAATCTTTAATTTTCAATATCGCCTTTCTTTTATCCCTGCAGGATTTTATAGAAATATCCTTATTCTCCCGGTCTATTTTTAGCGCTGAAAACAATCTAAATACAGAGCTTATCCTTAAGATTGTCGCGGGGATGCTGGGCGGCGGCATAGCAATCATCCTGGGTAAGATTTTTGCGCGGATCAGCCGGTTTTTGGATAAAAAGAGATCGCTTCTCCTGGTTTTCGTCGTTTTTATAAGCAGTATGGCCCATGCTCTGATTATTCTGGCGTCCGGCCTCCTCGTTTTAGGATTTTTACCCGCGACCGCGAAGACTGTCACTATCGTGGCCCCTTTGATAAATTATCGCCAGCTGACATGTTATGTGCTATTGTTTGTATTAGGGGCCGGTTTATTTATAGGAAGGTACAAGGGTGAGAATAGACAGAGGAGCAATTTAAATCCTGCCGAAAAGCGTAAGATAAAAGCCGCACACTTAATCAGAAATTACTGGATAAGATCCGGCTATTTATCTTTGGCAATAGTGATAGCTATTATGATCGCTAATTATGCCTGGGCCTCCAGAAAGATAACGCTGTCGCCATCCGAAAAAACAGTTCCTCAAAATGGAGCGGTGCGCATTCCTGTTGAAGCTGTGAGCGACGGAAACCTGCATCGTTTTTCCTGCGCTACCGAAGACGGGGTTAACATCCGTTTTATTATCGTTGAAAAAAGAGCGGGTATTTTCGGCATAGGTTTTGATGCCTGTGATATTTGCGGGCCCGTCGGCTATTATCAGAGGAAAAAAGGCCAGATCGTCTGCCTGGCCTGCGATGTAATGATGAATCTTGATACGATAGGATTACCCGGTGGGTGCAATCCTATCCCGCTTGCCTATAGGAAGGAAAACGATTTCTTATCGATCAAGGTTTCTGATATAGAAAAAAAGAAGGAAGTATTCAGAGAGTAA
- a CDS encoding alginate export family protein: MWYKQGQIIIIVSAVLLLAHPLWANEECQTRGEIHDKIHDEHEEKTAQKKGITYNIGAEERVRGDFVTNQNLGDFSYAPDTHDEQILSRTRVNFLLSPIKELKVFAEGQFYMREDNEGDSDYSKGNLYQAYAELSDMEHIPLEAKVGRQQLCYGSGFFLGTNDFYDGLVWDAAKARVLLGDKFWVDGIAARYVNLNKGTSKDRPALYGAYSQYEITEDTTADLYFFYHHGGFEFFHSDLADDATWYTIGTRFAGKIMEQFDYEIEPLYQFGNIENEERGAHDTISAYGGHVEAGYTFKSKYNPRLFAGYAFGSGDNKTDDKYYSEFHGNIYNDQYIVGDISLVPDVSGITVGDFRASGMHIIIGGISMDLHPRINLNIDYHYFLADKTPADISRNIGSEVNVIANFKITENVNLILSANRFFLGRFFKDAVDSRKDINYFYVQTQIKF; encoded by the coding sequence ATGTGGTATAAGCAAGGACAAATAATAATAATTGTATCGGCGGTCTTATTATTGGCGCATCCTCTATGGGCTAATGAAGAATGCCAAACCCGGGGCGAGATTCACGATAAAATCCATGATGAACACGAAGAAAAGACAGCCCAGAAAAAGGGCATTACCTATAATATAGGCGCCGAAGAGAGGGTGCGCGGCGATTTTGTGACAAATCAGAATCTCGGCGATTTCAGCTACGCGCCTGATACGCACGATGAGCAGATACTTTCGAGAACCAGGGTGAATTTTTTGCTCAGCCCCATAAAAGAGCTTAAAGTCTTTGCCGAGGGGCAATTCTATATGCGCGAAGACAATGAAGGCGACAGCGATTATTCGAAGGGCAATCTCTATCAGGCATACGCGGAACTTTCCGATATGGAGCATATACCGTTGGAAGCAAAGGTGGGTCGGCAGCAGCTATGTTACGGCTCCGGATTTTTCCTGGGTACGAATGACTTTTATGACGGTCTCGTGTGGGACGCGGCAAAGGCTAGGGTTTTATTGGGCGACAAATTCTGGGTAGATGGGATAGCAGCAAGATATGTTAATCTTAATAAAGGGACAAGTAAAGACAGGCCGGCCCTGTATGGCGCGTACTCACAATACGAAATTACGGAAGATACGACAGCCGATCTTTATTTCTTCTATCACCATGGCGGTTTCGAATTTTTCCATTCAGACCTGGCGGATGACGCCACGTGGTATACGATCGGAACAAGGTTCGCGGGTAAGATCATGGAACAGTTTGATTACGAGATTGAGCCGCTTTATCAATTCGGCAATATAGAGAACGAGGAACGCGGAGCCCACGACACGATCAGCGCGTATGGAGGGCACGTTGAAGCGGGGTACACGTTCAAATCAAAATATAATCCGCGCCTCTTCGCGGGCTATGCCTTTGGAAGCGGTGATAATAAGACGGATGACAAATATTACAGTGAATTCCATGGAAACATATATAATGACCAATACATTGTAGGCGATATAAGCCTTGTCCCGGATGTGAGCGGTATTACAGTAGGCGATTTCAGGGCAAGTGGTATGCACATTATAATCGGTGGCATATCAATGGATTTGCATCCTAGGATAAACTTGAACATCGACTACCATTATTTTCTGGCGGATAAAACACCGGCCGATATAAGCCGTAACATTGGAAGCGAAGTCAACGTGATAGCCAATTTTAAAATCACGGAAAATGTAAACTTGATACTCAGCGCGAACCGGTTTTTTCTCGGAAGGTTTTTCAAGGACGCCGTAGATTCGCGTAAGGATATCAATTATTTCTATGTGCAGACGCAGATAAAATTTTAA
- a CDS encoding iron transporter — translation MAAFALCCLAGSAFGFTEYPIGDPQEAEFMEIAAVYFQPVPMEPMMGLTPEKSDLHLECDIKATAGNRVGFGSGEWIPYLSISYKLKNTNNGQVIEGTFMPMNADDGPHYGANIKMAGAGNYKVTFIIESPLKQDFMLHTDSETGVPGRFWRKPIVVEWDFPYVPRKW, via the coding sequence ATGGCAGCGTTTGCATTATGTTGTTTAGCCGGAAGCGCGTTTGGCTTTACCGAGTATCCTATCGGTGATCCACAGGAGGCTGAATTCATGGAGATAGCCGCGGTATATTTTCAGCCTGTTCCCATGGAGCCGATGATGGGGTTAACACCTGAGAAATCGGATCTGCACCTTGAATGCGATATCAAGGCGACAGCAGGGAACAGGGTGGGTTTTGGCTCCGGAGAATGGATACCGTATCTGTCCATCTCGTATAAGCTGAAAAATACAAATAACGGGCAGGTGATAGAAGGCACATTCATGCCGATGAACGCCGACGACGGCCCTCACTATGGAGCCAATATAAAGATGGCGGGAGCGGGTAATTATAAGGTTACATTTATTATAGAGTCTCCCTTAAAACAGGACTTTATGCTGCACACAGACAGTGAAACCGGCGTGCCGGGTAGATTCTGGAGAAAGCCTATTGTGGTTGAATGGGACTTTCCATATGTTCCCAGAAAATGGTAA
- a CDS encoding FTR1 family protein: MIRKIMLIAALFLAFQTHACVAQDSGAGKKLSDYVVGIEKHSERALELYRKGEMKDAKAEWESAYFENFEYLEGPIRRTISAKRNSELEFKFAQIRKMIKRGDPFPVIEDSIKELLAELKVTLHELDRNKEKSQAPAALFFYSFFIILREGFEAILIICAIIAYLIKTGHKDKVKIIYHGCIIAIALSIITGILVKWVFRINAANQEIMEGITMLIAVVVLFFVSFWLISKVEAHKWMSYIKGKVDRSLTTGSMYALWFAAFLAVYREGAETVLFYSALVPGQGAAGVGVIFGGFIIGCIALTAVFIGVRFGSMRLPLKPFFIATSALLYYMAFVFAGKGIMELIEGGLIDPSLIISGPSAPFLGIYPYWQTIIPQGLLIIAALVGLRVTFSKKGGNHG; the protein is encoded by the coding sequence ATGATACGAAAGATAATGCTGATTGCGGCGCTGTTTCTCGCCTTTCAGACGCATGCTTGTGTGGCGCAGGATAGCGGTGCAGGAAAAAAATTAAGTGATTATGTCGTCGGGATCGAGAAACATTCCGAAAGGGCCCTGGAGCTTTATAGAAAAGGCGAGATGAAGGACGCGAAGGCAGAATGGGAAAGCGCATACTTCGAAAATTTTGAATACCTGGAAGGCCCCATCCGGAGAACCATTTCCGCCAAACGTAATTCCGAATTGGAATTTAAATTCGCTCAAATCCGTAAAATGATAAAAAGAGGCGACCCATTCCCAGTCATAGAGGATTCCATAAAAGAGTTGCTCGCGGAGCTTAAAGTAACGCTTCACGAGCTGGATCGCAATAAAGAAAAGTCGCAAGCCCCCGCGGCGCTCTTTTTCTATTCATTCTTCATTATCTTAAGGGAAGGATTCGAGGCAATCCTTATCATATGCGCCATCATAGCCTATTTAATCAAGACAGGGCATAAGGATAAGGTAAAGATAATTTATCACGGCTGTATTATCGCGATCGCCTTAAGTATTATCACCGGCATATTGGTAAAGTGGGTCTTTCGTATCAATGCCGCTAATCAGGAAATTATGGAAGGGATTACCATGCTCATCGCGGTCGTTGTTCTTTTCTTCGTGAGCTTCTGGTTGATCAGCAAGGTGGAGGCGCATAAATGGATGAGCTATATTAAAGGTAAGGTGGACAGGTCATTGACCACAGGGAGTATGTATGCCTTGTGGTTTGCCGCATTCCTGGCGGTTTATCGTGAAGGGGCGGAAACGGTCCTTTTCTATTCCGCGCTTGTGCCAGGCCAGGGCGCGGCAGGAGTAGGGGTTATTTTCGGCGGATTTATTATCGGCTGTATTGCGCTCACCGCCGTATTTATAGGAGTCCGTTTTGGAAGCATGAGACTACCGTTAAAACCGTTTTTTATCGCTACGAGCGCCCTTCTCTATTACATGGCATTTGTCTTTGCGGGAAAAGGCATAATGGAACTTATAGAGGGCGGGCTCATTGATCCGTCTTTAATAATCAGCGGCCCAAGTGCGCCGTTTCTCGGAATATATCCCTACTGGCAGACCATCATACCCCAGGGTTTATTGATAATAGCCGCACTGGTCGGTTTACGTGTAACGTTTTCAAAAAAAGGAGGAAATCATGGGTAG
- a CDS encoding transcriptional repressor — translation MKKEIEILEKFIREKGLRYTPQREEILKVFLSVEMHLSTDELYKIVKKKTPKIGYVTVYRTMKLLEEAGLCNEVDFGDGISRFEHRYGHEHHDHLICVKCGSYTEVVKPKIEELQEKLAKEKHFTPLRHKLQIFGICSKHKK, via the coding sequence ATGAAAAAAGAGATCGAGATACTGGAAAAGTTTATCAGGGAGAAGGGTCTAAGATACACGCCTCAGAGGGAAGAGATACTGAAAGTATTCCTCTCGGTGGAGATGCACCTCTCTACGGACGAATTATACAAAATCGTGAAGAAAAAAACCCCCAAAATAGGCTATGTTACCGTATATAGGACGATGAAATTGCTGGAAGAAGCCGGCCTTTGCAATGAGGTCGATTTTGGGGACGGCATATCAAGGTTTGAGCATCGATATGGACATGAACATCACGATCATCTTATCTGTGTCAAATGCGGAAGCTATACGGAAGTGGTAAAGCCGAAAATAGAGGAGTTGCAGGAAAAATTAGCGAAAGAAAAGCATTTTACCCCGTTGAGGCACAAGCTTCAGATATTCGGGATATGCAGCAAACATAAGAAATAG
- the menA gene encoding 1,4-dihydroxy-2-naphthoate octaprenyltransferase — MPVKIRRLIAQSPTETVYAWLKVLGPPFVLLTIVLTLLGTAIAYNQGYFNFGLFLAVLVSSACIHFGASCLNDYFDFLSGTDNINETVTPYSGGSRVIQENLIKPQTLLKAGIGLLSAGAAIGLVLVVLCGWPVLVLGIIGMFLAVGYVEPRVNLSARGLGELSVVIGFGPLLVSGAYYAQVRHFDKVSLCAGVITGILAGLVLWINEIPDFEADDKTGKKNLVVRLGKKNAALVFIWLQPLAFVLTLIGLIMKIFPLSCVLVFLSAPLSFKTAKTAHKHYMDVQKLLPANASAIALIIVFSLLMSCGFILEKVFR, encoded by the coding sequence ATGCCGGTTAAGATTCGGCGGCTTATTGCCCAGTCGCCTACAGAAACGGTTTATGCCTGGCTTAAGGTTTTAGGCCCGCCATTTGTTTTATTAACCATTGTTTTAACTCTCCTGGGTACGGCGATAGCCTATAACCAAGGGTATTTTAACTTCGGCTTATTTTTAGCGGTTTTGGTGAGCTCGGCCTGCATCCATTTCGGCGCAAGCTGCTTGAACGACTATTTTGACTTTTTGAGCGGAACGGATAATATTAATGAAACCGTTACGCCATATAGCGGCGGCTCAAGGGTTATACAAGAAAACCTTATTAAGCCGCAGACTTTGCTTAAGGCAGGCATCGGGCTCTTGAGTGCGGGCGCGGCTATCGGCTTGGTTTTGGTCGTTCTTTGCGGCTGGCCTGTATTGGTTTTGGGTATAATCGGGATGTTTCTGGCTGTCGGCTATGTCGAGCCGCGGGTCAATCTTTCCGCCAGAGGCTTAGGCGAATTGTCTGTAGTTATAGGCTTTGGTCCACTCTTGGTGAGCGGTGCGTATTACGCGCAAGTTCGGCATTTTGACAAGGTGTCCCTATGTGCCGGCGTTATTACGGGTATTCTAGCCGGTTTGGTTCTATGGATAAATGAAATTCCGGATTTTGAAGCAGATGATAAGACCGGTAAAAAAAATCTGGTAGTGCGTTTAGGTAAAAAAAACGCGGCGCTGGTTTTTATCTGGCTGCAGCCGCTAGCATTCGTACTTACCTTGATAGGTCTGATAATGAAAATCTTTCCCCTATCGTGCGTTTTGGTATTCTTGAGCGCTCCACTTAGTTTTAAAACGGCAAAGACAGCGCATAAACACTATATGGATGTTCAGAAACTTCTTCCCGCTAATGCCTCAGCGATTGCGCTGATTATCGTTTTCTCTCTGCTTATGTCCTGCGGTTTTATCTTAGAGAAGGTTTTTAGATAA
- a CDS encoding PqqD family protein, translated as MSKPRIATNLRWRLDGENDQIVIVHKDDFALPRILNPVAAKIFQLCDGNNNIEAIAEKVAGEFETTDFSSLLSEVSECARLFVEKGILEE; from the coding sequence ATGAGTAAACCCAGGATAGCCACAAATTTACGTTGGAGACTGGATGGGGAAAATGACCAGATTGTAATAGTCCATAAGGATGATTTTGCTCTACCGAGGATATTAAACCCGGTAGCCGCGAAAATTTTCCAGCTTTGCGATGGTAACAATAACATTGAAGCAATCGCAGAAAAAGTGGCAGGTGAATTTGAGACTACAGACTTCTCAAGTCTTTTATCTGAAGTTAGTGAATGTGCACGTTTGTTTGTTGAAAAAGGAATATTGGAAGAATAA
- a CDS encoding radical SAM protein: MSEPTFTNSFTQRIDTLNKKEILPKYFKAPIFGLWELTNKCNLSCVHCYYNANSKSSAKEFNTSEAIKIAQQLGELGVFEVYLTGGEALLRDDWAQIVSKLREYDIQVGIITNGTKVDEAAAKEMARLKVKWVQISIDGSTAETHEKARGLAGSWEKSVAAVKLLKNNGVRVHVSFVPSSVNYFDVGNVIALCAEMDLEYFVTDMLVLTGRAALNSASIALGDKQYTEFFKSLDESAKKYSDKMTIIAPSPEKQVLKTYLSVRSAAPNIWCIITPEATLRLDLLLPFTYGNLRKQSIKQIWEEYLKEGWKRPEVISFIKKYEQMKDLIAERTIPYVTEDIHYE, encoded by the coding sequence ATGTCCGAGCCAACATTTACAAATAGTTTTACGCAGCGCATCGATACCTTAAATAAGAAAGAGATACTGCCAAAGTATTTTAAGGCCCCCATTTTTGGGCTTTGGGAATTGACCAATAAATGCAACCTTTCCTGCGTACATTGTTATTACAATGCTAATTCAAAGTCTTCCGCAAAAGAATTTAATACCTCCGAAGCTATTAAGATCGCCCAACAGTTGGGAGAATTAGGGGTATTCGAGGTTTATCTTACCGGCGGCGAGGCACTGTTACGCGATGACTGGGCGCAGATCGTCAGCAAGTTAAGAGAATATGATATACAAGTAGGGATAATTACCAATGGCACCAAGGTAGACGAGGCCGCGGCAAAAGAAATGGCGCGACTCAAGGTAAAGTGGGTGCAGATCAGCATAGACGGCTCAACGGCCGAAACCCATGAAAAAGCGAGAGGCTTGGCAGGCAGCTGGGAAAAATCCGTCGCTGCGGTAAAACTGCTTAAAAATAACGGCGTGCGCGTCCATGTTTCCTTTGTGCCCTCCAGCGTGAATTATTTCGATGTGGGTAATGTGATCGCGCTCTGCGCGGAAATGGATCTGGAGTATTTTGTCACGGATATGCTGGTCTTGACAGGCCGGGCTGCCCTGAATTCCGCTTCGATCGCCCTGGGCGATAAACAGTATACCGAATTTTTTAAATCACTGGATGAATCGGCCAAGAAATATTCTGATAAAATGACAATCATTGCACCCTCTCCGGAAAAGCAGGTTTTAAAGACTTACCTTAGCGTGCGTTCGGCTGCTCCCAATATCTGGTGCATCATTACTCCGGAAGCAACTTTAAGGCTAGACTTGCTATTGCCTTTCACTTATGGCAATTTACGTAAGCAGTCGATAAAACAAATTTGGGAAGAATATTTAAAGGAAGGCTGGAAGCGGCCGGAAGTGATTTCATTTATAAAGAAATACGAACAGATGAAGGATTTGATTGCGGAGAGGACTATCCCCTATGTCACTGAAGATATCCATTATGAGTAA